The Cellulophaga sp. RHA19 genome includes the window TGGTAAGCGTACCTAAAATATCATTATTTACTAAGGTAGAGTTTATACGCGTAAGTATTTGTTCATCCTTATTCCAGCTACCTTTTGTAAGAGCAATATGTATTTGGTCATTAGTTGTTTGTTGGTAGGCGTGTAGTCTAAATTCACCAAAACGAGTTTCAATTGTAAATTGTTCTTTCTTTTCAATAAGACTATCGTGCTCCATTCTATATGCAATAAGAGCTTCAATAGAAACAACTTTTAAGTCAAACTTTTTGGCAACATCTATCAATTGTGGCAAACGAGCCATAGAACCATCTTCGTTCATTATTTCAACAATAACACCAGCTGGCTTAAATCCTGCTAAACGAGCAAAATCTATTGCAGCTTCAGTATGTCCTGTTCTACGTAAAACACCACCTTCTTTAGCAATTAAAGGAAAAATATGTCCCGGTCTTGCTAAATCTTGAGGTTTTATATCGTTCTCTGTAAATGCTTTTACAGTTGCAGCTCTGTCTCCTGCAGAAATTCCTGTAGTAACGCCTCTACCTTTTAAATCTACAGATACTGTAAAAGCAGTTTCCATAGGGTCTGTATTATTGGTTACCATTACGTGTAAACCTAATTCTTTACAACGACCTTCTGTTAAAGGAGCACAAATTAAACCACGACCGTGAGTAGCCATAAAGTTTATCATCTCTGGAGTAACAGCTTCTGCAGCAGCTACAAAATCACCTTCATTTTCTCTATCTTCATCATCAACAACAATAATAACTTTTCCTTTACGGATGTCTTCTATTGCTTCTTCAATTGTATTTAACTGTATTTTATTTTCCATTAGTTTTAGTCTTGGAATTTTTAATAAACTGTTTTTTTATCAAGTAAATAATATCGCCAA containing:
- the ribB gene encoding 3,4-dihydroxy-2-butanone-4-phosphate synthase, which translates into the protein MENKIQLNTIEEAIEDIRKGKVIIVVDDEDRENEGDFVAAAEAVTPEMINFMATHGRGLICAPLTEGRCKELGLHVMVTNNTDPMETAFTVSVDLKGRGVTTGISAGDRAATVKAFTENDIKPQDLARPGHIFPLIAKEGGVLRRTGHTEAAIDFARLAGFKPAGVIVEIMNEDGSMARLPQLIDVAKKFDLKVVSIEALIAYRMEHDSLIEKKEQFTIETRFGEFRLHAYQQTTNDQIHIALTKGSWNKDEQILTRINSTLVNNDILGTLTNNPDQKLEDMFAAINKEGKGAMVFINQESQSLNLLNRLSQLKKLQGNGLVKAPKVDMDSRDFGVGAQILHDLNISKVKLLTNTTQSRRVGIVGYGLEIIDYVKY